The Pseudomonas sp. R4-35-07 genome contains a region encoding:
- a CDS encoding sugar ABC transporter ATPase, with protein MNSQSILVPKISTLPVHEPRARAIVRWLVRKNIIKGELTTCGRTGNRMAYALADGARAVVLHPQALPFNEPVNGLEIIYKRCIYTPAKGFLEEAGCPECRKEVGEALFDSLEDWMPGHTDNFTCPLCGHEDDINGFLFLQECGFSNLGFIFNNWAEAGFKQSFIDEFADWLDQKIAWVKVEL; from the coding sequence ATGAACTCCCAAAGCATCCTTGTCCCGAAAATCTCCACCTTGCCCGTCCACGAGCCCCGCGCGCGGGCAATCGTGCGCTGGCTGGTGCGCAAGAACATCATCAAGGGAGAACTGACCACCTGCGGCCGTACCGGCAATCGCATGGCCTACGCTCTCGCCGATGGCGCCCGCGCGGTGGTGCTGCACCCGCAGGCGCTGCCGTTCAACGAACCGGTCAATGGTCTGGAAATCATCTACAAACGCTGCATCTATACGCCGGCCAAGGGTTTTCTTGAAGAAGCCGGCTGCCCGGAGTGTCGCAAGGAAGTAGGTGAAGCCCTGTTCGACAGCCTGGAAGACTGGATGCCCGGCCACACCGACAACTTTACCTGCCCGCTGTGTGGGCACGAAGACGACATCAACGGCTTCCTGTTCCTGCAGGAATGCGGGTTTTCCAACCTGGGCTTTATCTTCAACAATTGGGCAGAGGCGGGGTTCAAGCAAAGCTTTATCGACGAATTTGCCGATTGGCTGGACCAGAAGATCGCTTGGGTCAAGGTCGAGCTGTAG
- a CDS encoding sulfite exporter TauE/SafE family protein, translating into MNVVELMGQWSFGAVEWLVIGLGIVVAYIVFGIAGFGTALVAGPVLILFMPLSKIIPLLVLLDFVAAFGNLLQSRRDVNTSELVRLLPCMAMGCTLGVVFLLNLHSDLLLLLMGLFISAYAVYSLAVKARPTQLATGWSIPMGTVGGLFGALFGSGGFLYAIYLNSRLPKDAARATQSALISCSTVVRLSLFLIAGVYADLPLLMLAVCLLPAMALGLWCGRRLTMRMSREAFVRLVTWLVLASGIALIGRYLST; encoded by the coding sequence ATGAATGTGGTTGAGCTGATGGGCCAGTGGTCGTTCGGCGCGGTTGAGTGGCTGGTGATCGGCCTCGGTATCGTCGTGGCCTATATCGTTTTCGGTATCGCCGGATTTGGTACGGCGCTGGTGGCAGGGCCTGTGCTGATTCTGTTCATGCCGTTGTCGAAAATCATCCCACTGCTGGTGCTGCTGGATTTTGTCGCGGCGTTTGGCAACCTGCTGCAATCGCGGCGAGACGTGAACACGTCGGAACTGGTGCGATTGCTGCCGTGCATGGCGATGGGTTGCACACTGGGCGTGGTGTTTTTGCTCAACCTGCATTCGGACTTGCTGCTGTTGTTGATGGGCCTGTTTATCAGCGCGTACGCGGTCTACAGCCTGGCGGTGAAGGCGCGGCCCACGCAGTTGGCGACGGGCTGGTCGATTCCCATGGGCACGGTCGGCGGCTTGTTCGGGGCGTTGTTCGGCAGCGGCGGCTTTTTATATGCGATCTACCTGAACAGCCGTTTGCCCAAGGACGCGGCGCGGGCCACGCAAAGCGCGTTGATCAGTTGCAGCACGGTGGTGCGCCTGAGCCTGTTCCTGATCGCCGGCGTGTATGCCGATTTGCCCTTGCTGATGTTGGCGGTGTGTCTGTTGCCGGCGATGGCCCTGGGGCTGTGGTGCGGGCGCCGGTTGACGATGCGCATGTCCCGTGAGGCGTTTGTGCGGTTGGTGACGTGGTTGGTGCTGGCCAGTGGGATTGCGTTGATTGGGCGGTATTTGAGTACTTGA
- the xseA gene encoding exodeoxyribonuclease VII large subunit yields MIKDPFARLGLDREVLTVSQLNGRARVLLEDVFTNIWVEGEISNLARPASGHVYFTLKDSGAQVRCALFRNNAARVRQALKDGLAVKVRGKVSLFEGRGDYQLILDTVEPAGDGALRLAFDALKEKLSAEGLFSAERKVPLPAHPRRIGIISSPTGAVIRDIISVFRRRAPIIELTLIPTAVQGREAIAQIVRALKLADARGFDALILARGGGSLEDLWCFNEEAVARAIDACVTPIVSAVGHETDVSISDFVADVRAPTPSAAAELLAPDASHLVRQVENLHRRLVMLMRNRLSHSRLRLEGMARRLRHPGERLRQQAQRLDDLDMRLRRAFERSLNTRRERLIRLETRLAGQHPGRQLALLRQRLDSLAERLPRAMREGLKARRLQLQSQVQTLQVVSPLATLGRGYSILLDERGQAIRNAAQTHTGQRLTARLGEGQLQVRVEDNHLTPVTLSLLD; encoded by the coding sequence ATGATTAAAGATCCTTTTGCCCGACTGGGCCTGGACCGCGAAGTCCTGACTGTCAGCCAGCTCAACGGCCGCGCGCGGGTGTTGCTGGAAGACGTGTTCACCAATATCTGGGTTGAAGGCGAAATCTCCAACCTCGCCCGCCCGGCCTCCGGCCATGTGTATTTCACCCTCAAGGACAGCGGCGCCCAGGTACGTTGCGCGCTGTTTCGAAACAACGCGGCGCGGGTGCGCCAGGCGCTGAAGGATGGCCTGGCGGTGAAGGTGCGTGGCAAGGTCTCGTTGTTCGAGGGGCGTGGCGACTACCAGTTGATCCTTGACACCGTGGAGCCGGCGGGCGACGGCGCGCTGCGCCTGGCCTTCGATGCCTTGAAGGAAAAGCTCAGCGCCGAAGGCCTGTTCAGTGCCGAGCGCAAGGTGCCATTGCCGGCGCACCCTCGGCGCATCGGCATTATCAGTTCGCCGACCGGCGCGGTGATTCGCGACATCATCAGCGTATTCCGCCGACGCGCGCCGATCATTGAACTGACGTTGATTCCGACCGCCGTACAGGGCCGCGAGGCGATCGCGCAGATTGTGCGTGCGCTGAAACTCGCCGACGCCCGCGGCTTCGACGCGCTGATCCTGGCCCGTGGCGGCGGCTCGCTGGAAGACCTCTGGTGCTTCAACGAAGAAGCCGTGGCCCGCGCGATAGACGCCTGCGTCACGCCCATCGTGAGTGCCGTCGGGCATGAAACCGATGTGTCGATCAGCGATTTCGTGGCAGACGTGCGCGCGCCTACCCCGTCTGCCGCCGCTGAACTGCTGGCCCCGGACGCCAGCCACCTGGTGCGCCAAGTGGAGAACCTGCATCGCCGCCTGGTGATGTTGATGCGCAACCGTCTGAGCCACAGCCGCCTGCGCCTGGAAGGCATGGCCCGCCGCCTGCGTCACCCGGGCGAACGTCTGCGCCAGCAGGCCCAGCGCCTGGACGACCTGGACATGCGCCTGCGCCGCGCCTTCGAGCGCAGCCTCAATACCCGTCGCGAACGCTTGATCCGCCTGGAAACTCGCCTCGCCGGACAGCACCCTGGCCGCCAGTTGGCCCTGCTGCGCCAGCGTCTGGACAGCCTCGCCGAACGCCTGCCCCGGGCCATGCGCGAGGGCCTCAAGGCGCGGCGCCTGCAGCTGCAAAGCCAGGTGCAGACACTGCAGGTGGTCAGCCCGCTGGCGACCCTCGGCCGTGGCTACAGCATCCTGCTCGACGAGCGCGGCCAGGCGATCCGCAACGCCGCGCAAACCCACACCGGCCAGCGCCTGACCGCGCGTCTCGGTGAGGGCCAACTGCAAGTGCGGGTGGAAGACAACCACCTGACACCCGTCACCCTTTCGTTACTGGATTGA
- a CDS encoding peptidoglycan DD-metalloendopeptidase family protein has translation MPRFLGLLMLVCLTFNAHADSYITRLLNKPVPGGVAVVDLGPAATAPKATYLNRPVLVVKEQNNWLAIVGIPLTVKPGTERIVYGGQQLPFVVGFKKYPEQRITLKNKSQVNPQPAQLKRIEAELAVQLKAYRSFSPTTPSNLLLDKPVNGPLSSKFGVRRFFNGEERNPHSGLDFAVGAGTPIKTPAAGKVILTGNYFFNGNTVFVDHGQGFISMFCHMSNIDVKVGDQLTRGAVVGKVGSTGRATGPHMHWNVSLNDARVDPAIFIGAFQP, from the coding sequence ATGCCACGTTTCCTCGGCCTGTTGATGCTCGTTTGCCTGACCTTCAATGCCCACGCCGACAGCTACATCACGCGCCTGTTGAACAAGCCGGTGCCCGGTGGCGTAGCGGTGGTGGACCTGGGGCCTGCGGCAACCGCGCCCAAGGCCACCTACCTGAACAGACCGGTGCTGGTGGTAAAAGAGCAAAACAATTGGCTGGCGATTGTAGGGATCCCACTGACGGTCAAGCCCGGCACCGAACGCATCGTCTACGGCGGGCAGCAACTGCCGTTCGTGGTGGGATTCAAGAAATACCCCGAGCAACGCATCACCTTGAAAAACAAAAGCCAGGTCAACCCTCAACCGGCGCAACTCAAACGAATCGAGGCCGAACTGGCCGTGCAGCTCAAGGCCTATCGCAGTTTCAGCCCGACTACGCCGAGCAACCTGCTGCTGGACAAGCCGGTCAACGGGCCGCTGTCGAGCAAGTTCGGGGTAAGACGTTTCTTTAATGGCGAGGAGCGCAATCCGCATTCGGGTCTGGATTTTGCCGTTGGCGCAGGTACGCCGATCAAGACCCCGGCGGCTGGCAAGGTGATCCTGACCGGCAACTACTTCTTCAACGGCAACACCGTGTTCGTCGACCATGGGCAGGGCTTTATCAGCATGTTCTGCCACATGTCGAATATCGATGTGAAAGTCGGCGACCAACTGACGCGTGGCGCGGTGGTGGGAAAGGTCGGCTCGACCGGTCGGGCAACCGGGCCGCATATGCATTGGAACGTCAGCCTTAACGACGCACGAGTCGACCCGGCGATCTTCATCGGCGCTTTCCAGCCCTGA
- the leuA gene encoding 2-isopropylmalate synthase, with protein MSMLKDPSSKYRAFPIIDIPDRTWPSKTITTAPIWCSSDLRDGNQSLIEPMDAAKKLRFWKTLVAVGVKEIEASFPAASQTDFDFVRTLIEDNHIPEDTTIQVLTQGREDLIARTFESLRGAKKAIVHLYNATSPSFRRIVFNQDKDGVKAIAVNAAKLFVKYAAQQPQTQWTFEYSPETFSATELEFAKEVCDAVIEVWNPTPEHKMILNLPATVECATPNIYADQIEWFGRHINRRDSVIISLHTHNDRGTGVAATELGLMAGADRVEGCLFGNGERTGNVDLVTVALNMYTQGLDPQLDFSDIDGVRKVVEECNQIQVHPRHPYVGDLVHTAFSGSHQDAIRKGFSQQKDDALWEVPYLPIDPADIGRSYEAVIRVNSQSGKGGIAYLLEQEYDISLPRRMQIEFSQVVQAETDRVGLEMTAPQIYALLQREYLQANTPYALVSHRLQEENGNSYVEVEVSGKGQGETNLHWKGKGNGALEALVAGLPIGVEIMDYNEHAIGAGTNAKAAAYIELRVNGERPVHGVGIDENITTASFKALFSALNRSLSQQEAKAA; from the coding sequence ATGAGCATGCTCAAAGACCCGTCTTCGAAATACCGTGCGTTTCCGATCATCGATATCCCGGACCGCACCTGGCCGTCCAAAACCATCACCACTGCGCCGATCTGGTGCAGCTCGGACTTGCGTGATGGCAACCAGTCGCTGATCGAACCGATGGATGCCGCGAAAAAGCTGCGCTTCTGGAAGACCCTGGTCGCCGTCGGCGTGAAGGAAATCGAAGCGTCCTTCCCGGCCGCGTCGCAAACCGATTTCGATTTCGTACGCACCCTGATCGAAGACAACCACATCCCCGAGGACACCACCATCCAGGTGCTGACCCAGGGCCGTGAAGACTTGATCGCACGAACCTTCGAATCCCTGCGCGGGGCTAAGAAAGCCATCGTGCACTTGTACAACGCCACTTCGCCGTCGTTCCGCCGCATCGTGTTCAACCAGGACAAGGACGGCGTCAAGGCCATTGCAGTCAACGCCGCCAAACTGTTCGTCAAATACGCCGCGCAGCAGCCGCAAACCCAGTGGACCTTCGAATACTCGCCGGAGACCTTCAGCGCCACTGAGCTGGAGTTTGCCAAGGAAGTCTGTGACGCGGTGATCGAGGTGTGGAACCCGACGCCCGAGCACAAGATGATCCTCAACCTGCCGGCCACTGTTGAGTGCGCTACGCCGAACATCTATGCCGACCAGATCGAGTGGTTCGGTCGCCATATCAACCGCCGTGACAGCGTGATCATCAGCCTGCACACCCACAACGACCGTGGCACCGGCGTCGCCGCCACCGAGCTGGGCCTGATGGCCGGCGCCGATCGTGTCGAAGGCTGCCTGTTCGGCAACGGCGAGCGTACCGGTAACGTCGACCTGGTCACCGTGGCGCTGAACATGTACACCCAGGGCCTCGACCCGCAGCTGGATTTCTCCGATATCGACGGCGTGCGCAAAGTCGTCGAGGAGTGCAACCAGATCCAGGTGCACCCACGTCACCCCTACGTTGGCGACCTGGTGCACACCGCGTTCTCCGGCTCGCACCAGGATGCGATCCGCAAGGGCTTCTCCCAGCAGAAAGACGATGCGCTGTGGGAAGTGCCATACTTGCCGATCGACCCGGCAGACATCGGCCGCAGCTACGAGGCGGTGATCCGTGTGAACAGCCAGTCGGGCAAGGGCGGTATTGCCTACCTGCTGGAGCAGGAATACGACATCAGCCTGCCACGCCGCATGCAAATAGAATTCAGCCAGGTGGTGCAGGCTGAAACCGACCGCGTCGGCCTTGAAATGACCGCACCGCAGATCTACGCCTTGCTGCAACGCGAATACTTGCAGGCCAACACCCCGTACGCGCTGGTCAGCCATCGCCTGCAGGAAGAAAACGGCAACAGCTATGTCGAAGTGGAAGTCTCCGGCAAGGGCCAAGGCGAAACCAACCTGCACTGGAAAGGCAAAGGCAACGGCGCGCTGGAAGCGCTGGTGGCGGGCTTGCCGATTGGTGTGGAGATCATGGACTACAACGAGCACGCGATTGGGGCGGGTACCAACGCCAAAGCGGCGGCGTACATCGAACTGCGCGTAAATGGCGAGCGTCCGGTGCATGGCGTGGGGATTGATGAAAACATCACCACCGCGAGCTTCAAGGCGCTGTTCAGTGCGCTGAACCGCTCGCTGAGCCAGCAGGAAGCGAAAGCGGCGTAA
- a CDS encoding amidohydrolase: protein MRDLSALPDLNIALIQTTLAWHDRQANLEHFELLLEQASGVDLIVLPEMFTTGFSMESASLAEPENGPTHRWLQAQAAKYSAVITGSVIIQAADGSHRNRLLWARPDGEVLHYDKRHLFRMAGEHDHYTPGERQVQFELKGWRIRPLICYDLRFPVWSRDAQDTDLLLYTANWPGARRQHWNRLLPARAIENLCYVAAVNRVGTDGKGFAYTGDSQVLDFQGETLLSAGEADGVFQVKLDAAELAAYRTRFPANLDADSFQFV from the coding sequence ATGCGTGATTTGAGCGCCTTGCCAGACCTGAACATTGCCCTGATCCAAACCACCCTGGCGTGGCACGACCGCCAGGCCAATCTTGAGCATTTCGAGCTGTTGCTGGAGCAGGCCAGCGGCGTCGACCTGATTGTATTGCCGGAAATGTTCACCACCGGTTTCTCCATGGAATCGGCTTCCCTGGCCGAACCGGAAAACGGCCCGACGCACCGTTGGCTTCAGGCCCAGGCCGCGAAATACAGCGCCGTGATCACGGGCAGTGTGATCATTCAGGCGGCGGACGGCAGCCACCGTAACCGCCTGCTCTGGGCGCGGCCTGACGGTGAGGTGCTGCATTACGACAAGCGCCACCTGTTCCGCATGGCCGGCGAGCACGATCACTACACCCCCGGCGAACGTCAGGTGCAGTTCGAGTTGAAGGGCTGGCGTATTCGGCCGTTGATTTGCTACGACCTGCGCTTCCCGGTGTGGAGTCGCGATGCCCAGGACACCGACTTGTTGCTTTACACCGCCAATTGGCCGGGGGCGCGGCGTCAGCATTGGAATCGACTGTTGCCGGCGAGGGCTATTGAAAACCTGTGCTATGTGGCTGCGGTAAATCGGGTGGGTACCGACGGCAAGGGTTTTGCCTACACCGGCGATAGCCAGGTGCTGGACTTCCAGGGCGAGACGTTGCTGAGTGCGGGGGAGGCGGATGGGGTGTTTCAGGTGAAGCTGGATGCGGCTGAGTTGGCGGCGTATCGCACGCGCTTTCCGGCGAACCTGGATGCCGATAGCTTTCAATTTGTCTGA
- a CDS encoding pyridoxal phosphate-dependent aminotransferase, with protein MITSKLPNVGTTIFTSMSQLAAETGAINLSQGFPDFNGPQDLLDAVGRHVANGHNQYAPMSGLPALRQQVVAKIARSYGVSVDADREVTITPGATQGIFCAIQAVIRNGDEVIIFDPCYDSYAPSVELAGGRCVHVQLGLQDFSLDLERIKAALSPRTRMIVLNTPHNPSGALVSREELDQLAELIRGRDIYLLSDEVYEHLVFDDVPHVSVLAHEELYPRAFVVSSFGKTYHVTGWKTGYVVAPPALTAELRKVHQYVSFCGVTPLQYALADFMAEHPEHVAALPAFYQAKRDLFCRLLAPSRFSFSPSAGTYFQLVDYSRIRPDLDDVAMSEWMTREHGVASIPISVFYRNPPQGQRLVRLCFAKREETLQQAAEKLCVI; from the coding sequence ATGATCACCAGCAAGCTGCCGAATGTCGGCACGACCATTTTCACCAGCATGTCGCAGTTGGCGGCCGAAACCGGCGCAATCAACCTGTCCCAGGGTTTTCCTGACTTCAATGGCCCTCAAGACTTGCTCGACGCCGTGGGTCGGCACGTCGCCAACGGCCATAACCAATACGCACCGATGAGCGGTTTGCCCGCGCTGCGCCAGCAGGTGGTGGCGAAGATTGCCCGCAGCTACGGTGTCAGCGTCGATGCCGACCGTGAAGTAACCATTACGCCGGGCGCCACCCAAGGCATTTTCTGCGCTATCCAGGCGGTTATTCGCAACGGTGACGAAGTGATCATCTTCGACCCTTGCTACGACAGCTACGCGCCCTCGGTAGAGCTGGCCGGCGGGCGCTGCGTGCATGTGCAGCTGGGCCTGCAGGATTTCAGCCTGGACTTGGAGCGCATCAAGGCCGCGCTGTCGCCGCGCACGCGCATGATTGTGCTCAATACCCCGCACAATCCCAGCGGCGCGCTGGTCAGCCGTGAGGAACTGGACCAACTGGCCGAGCTGATTCGCGGACGCGATATCTATCTGCTCAGCGATGAAGTGTATGAACACCTGGTGTTCGACGACGTGCCCCACGTCAGCGTGCTCGCCCACGAGGAGCTGTACCCGCGTGCGTTCGTGGTCAGCTCGTTCGGCAAGACCTATCACGTCACGGGCTGGAAAACCGGCTATGTGGTTGCACCGCCGGCCCTCACTGCCGAACTGCGCAAGGTGCATCAATACGTCAGTTTCTGTGGCGTGACGCCGTTGCAGTACGCCCTAGCCGACTTTATGGCCGAGCACCCGGAGCACGTGGCTGCGCTGCCGGCGTTCTACCAAGCCAAGCGCGACCTGTTCTGCCGGTTGCTGGCGCCGTCGCGGTTCAGCTTCAGCCCATCGGCAGGGACTTACTTTCAACTGGTGGATTATTCCCGGATTCGCCCGGACCTGGATGATGTCGCCATGTCCGAATGGATGACCCGCGAACACGGCGTGGCGTCGATTCCTATCTCTGTGTTCTACCGCAACCCACCCCAAGGCCAGCGCCTGGTGCGCCTGTGCTTTGCCAAACGCGAGGAAACGCTGCAACAGGCGGCGGAAAAACTATGCGTGATTTGA
- the der gene encoding ribosome biogenesis GTPase Der: MVPVIALVGRPNVGKSTLFNRLTRTRDAIVGDLSGLTRDRQYGEAKWQGRSYIIVDTGGISGDEHGMDEKMAEQSLLAIEEADVVLFLVDARAGYTAADQMIGEHLRKRNKRSYLVANKIDNIDPEAARAEFSPMGLGDAIPVAGAHGRGITQMLEIALSTFPKDDDEEEEGEEEIVAEGEEAKRIPGPSEKDGIKIAIIGRPNVGKSTLVNRMLGEDRVIVYDEPGTTRDSIYIPFERNDEKYTLIDTAGVRKRGKIHEEVEKFSVVKTLQAIKDANVVIFVMDAREGVVDHDLNLLGFALEAGRALVIAINKWDGMTPSERDFVKIELQRRLFFVEFADIHFISALHGTGVGNLYASVQNSFKSAVTRWPTNRLTQILEDAVGEHAPPMVNNRRIKLRYAHLGGANPPIIVIHGNQIEKVPKSYVRYLENTYRRVLKLVGTPIRIEFKGGENPYEGNKNSLTDRQVNKKRRMMTHHKKADKKRRDKK, from the coding sequence ATGGTTCCCGTAATTGCCCTGGTGGGCCGACCTAACGTCGGCAAGTCCACCTTGTTCAACCGCCTGACCAGGACTCGCGACGCCATCGTCGGCGACTTGTCCGGTCTTACCCGTGATCGCCAATACGGTGAGGCAAAGTGGCAAGGGCGCTCCTACATTATTGTCGACACCGGTGGTATCTCCGGTGACGAACATGGCATGGACGAAAAAATGGCCGAGCAGTCGCTGCTGGCCATTGAAGAAGCCGATGTCGTGTTGTTCCTGGTGGACGCCCGTGCGGGCTACACCGCTGCCGACCAGATGATTGGCGAGCACCTGCGCAAGCGCAACAAGCGTTCCTACCTGGTCGCGAACAAGATCGATAACATCGATCCTGAGGCGGCCCGTGCCGAATTCAGCCCGATGGGCCTGGGCGATGCGATCCCGGTTGCCGGTGCCCACGGTCGCGGCATCACGCAGATGCTGGAAATTGCCCTCAGCACCTTTCCCAAGGATGACGATGAGGAAGAGGAGGGTGAGGAGGAGATCGTCGCCGAAGGCGAGGAAGCCAAGCGCATTCCTGGCCCGAGCGAAAAAGACGGTATCAAGATCGCCATCATCGGCCGCCCTAACGTCGGCAAGTCTACCCTGGTCAACCGTATGCTCGGTGAAGACCGGGTAATCGTCTATGACGAACCCGGCACCACCCGCGACAGCATCTACATCCCGTTCGAGCGTAACGACGAGAAGTACACGCTGATCGACACCGCCGGTGTGCGCAAGCGCGGCAAGATCCACGAAGAAGTTGAAAAATTCTCCGTGGTCAAAACCCTGCAGGCGATCAAAGACGCCAACGTGGTGATCTTCGTGATGGACGCCCGCGAAGGCGTAGTGGACCACGACCTGAACCTGCTGGGCTTCGCCCTGGAAGCCGGTCGTGCGCTGGTGATCGCGATCAACAAGTGGGACGGCATGACGCCGAGCGAGCGCGATTTCGTCAAGATCGAGCTGCAGCGTCGCCTGTTCTTCGTTGAGTTCGCCGATATCCACTTCATCTCGGCACTGCACGGCACTGGCGTGGGCAACCTCTACGCGTCCGTACAGAACTCGTTCAAGTCCGCGGTCACCCGCTGGCCGACCAACCGTCTCACCCAGATCCTGGAAGACGCGGTGGGCGAGCACGCGCCGCCGATGGTCAACAACCGCCGCATCAAACTGCGTTACGCCCACTTGGGTGGTGCCAACCCGCCGATTATCGTGATCCACGGTAACCAGATCGAGAAGGTGCCCAAGTCCTATGTGCGTTACCTGGAAAACACCTACCGCCGTGTCTTGAAACTGGTCGGTACGCCGATCCGTATCGAGTTCAAGGGCGGCGAGAACCCATACGAAGGCAACAAGAACAGCCTTACCGACCGCCAGGTCAACAAGAAGCGTCGGATGATGACGCATCACAAGAAAGCCGATAAAAAGCGCCGTGATAAGAAATAG
- the bamB gene encoding outer membrane protein assembly factor BamB, with the protein MRDVIRWKHAALLALAVLAAGCSSNSKKELPPAELTSFKEEVVLQKQWSRSIGDGQGETYNMLVPAIDGDNIVAADVTGIVTSLDRMTGDVKWKKDLELPVSGAVGVGYGMVMLGTLKGEVVALDSSTGEEKWRARVTSEVLAPPATNGDVVVVQTQDDRVIGLDATTGNQRWLYDSTPAVLTLRGTSGPIVTNNLAVAGLSTGKVVALNTQNGVPAWETRVAIPQGRSELDRVVDIDGGLLLSGETLYVATYQGRVAALDLQSGRVNWQRDASSYAGVAQGFGSVYVSLASGTVESVDERSTTALWSNDSLARRQLSAPEVFSSYVAVGDFEGYLHLLSQVDGRFVGRERIDSDGLRARPLVVGNMLYVYGNSGKLEALTIK; encoded by the coding sequence ATGCGTGACGTGATCCGTTGGAAACATGCAGCATTGCTGGCTCTGGCCGTTCTGGCCGCGGGTTGCAGCAGCAACAGTAAAAAAGAACTGCCGCCTGCGGAGCTGACCAGCTTCAAGGAAGAAGTGGTCCTGCAAAAGCAGTGGAGCCGCTCCATCGGTGACGGTCAGGGTGAAACCTACAACATGCTGGTACCGGCAATTGACGGTGACAACATTGTGGCCGCTGACGTCACTGGCATCGTGACCTCCCTGGACCGCATGACCGGTGACGTGAAGTGGAAGAAAGACCTTGAGTTGCCTGTTTCCGGCGCCGTAGGCGTGGGCTACGGCATGGTCATGCTCGGCACGCTCAAGGGTGAGGTCGTGGCCCTGGATTCCAGCACCGGTGAAGAGAAATGGCGCGCTCGCGTGACCAGTGAAGTCCTCGCACCGCCTGCCACCAACGGCGATGTCGTCGTGGTGCAAACCCAGGATGACCGTGTGATCGGTCTGGATGCGACTACCGGCAACCAGCGCTGGTTGTACGACAGCACCCCGGCCGTGTTGACCTTGCGCGGTACCAGCGGTCCGATTGTGACCAACAATCTGGCCGTTGCGGGCCTGTCGACCGGTAAAGTGGTCGCCCTGAATACCCAGAACGGCGTGCCTGCCTGGGAAACCCGCGTAGCTATCCCGCAAGGTCGCTCCGAGCTGGATCGCGTGGTGGACATCGACGGCGGCCTGTTGCTGTCCGGCGAGACCCTCTACGTTGCCACTTATCAGGGCCGTGTCGCGGCACTGGACCTGCAGAGCGGCCGGGTCAACTGGCAGCGTGATGCTTCCAGCTACGCCGGTGTCGCCCAAGGGTTCGGCAGCGTCTATGTGAGCCTGGCGTCCGGCACCGTTGAAAGTGTCGACGAGCGTTCCACCACGGCACTGTGGAGCAACGACTCCCTGGCTCGCCGTCAACTGTCGGCCCCGGAAGTCTTTTCCAGCTACGTAGCGGTCGGTGACTTCGAAGGCTACCTGCACCTGCTGAGCCAGGTGGACGGTCGCTTTGTAGGTCGCGAGCGTATCGACAGCGACGGCTTGCGTGCGCGTCCGCTGGTGGTGGGTAACATGCTTTATGTGTATGGCAACAGCGGCAAGCTGGAAGCCCTGACCATCAAGTAA
- a CDS encoding YfgM family protein: MSSTDDEQLAEFKDWWQRNGKPLVTGGLLALVVVFGWQAWTKYQANQSQGASIVYQQLLETTLTPDGKPDPAQVADLAGKLKNEFGGTAYAQYGSLFVAKVAVDTGKLDDAATELKAIADKPTNPTLGEIARQRLAQVLAAQNKADEALKLLDGDADKAFVATREELKGDLLVQLGRTDEANAAYQKAKAALSDEAAVGGLQIKLDDLAKGDA, from the coding sequence GTGTCGAGTACTGATGATGAGCAACTGGCCGAGTTCAAGGACTGGTGGCAGCGTAACGGCAAGCCCCTGGTTACTGGCGGTCTGCTGGCTTTAGTGGTGGTGTTCGGCTGGCAGGCCTGGACCAAGTATCAGGCCAACCAGTCCCAGGGCGCCTCGATCGTTTATCAGCAGTTGCTGGAAACTACCCTGACGCCGGACGGCAAGCCCGACCCTGCCCAAGTGGCAGACCTGGCCGGCAAGCTGAAGAACGAATTTGGCGGTACTGCCTACGCGCAGTACGGCAGCCTGTTCGTCGCGAAAGTCGCGGTCGACACCGGCAAGCTCGATGATGCAGCCACTGAGCTCAAGGCCATCGCCGACAAACCGACCAACCCGACCCTGGGTGAAATCGCACGTCAGCGCCTGGCACAGGTGTTGGCGGCACAGAACAAGGCTGACGAAGCACTCAAACTGCTCGACGGCGATGCTGACAAGGCATTTGTAGCCACTCGCGAAGAGCTCAAGGGCGACCTGTTGGTCCAATTGGGCCGTACCGACGAAGCCAATGCTGCGTACCAAAAAGCCAAGGCGGCGCTGTCTGATGAAGCGGCGGTCGGTGGCTTACAAATCAAGCTGGACGACTTGGCCAAAGGGGATGCGTGA